Proteins encoded within one genomic window of Methanosarcina barkeri str. Wiesmoor:
- a CDS encoding cofactor-independent phosphoglycerate mutase yields MKYAVLIGDGMADYPIDKLGGKTILQAAQTPAMDYIAAHGKIGLAKTIPDGLPAGSDVANMSILGYDPAVYYSGRAPLEAASMGVALASDDVAFRCNLVTIEHGRIKDYSAGHISSEEARILIETLDAELGNEELSFYPGISYRHLLIAKDNLGAETECTPPHDITGKKIEEYLPGGKEGDFFSDLIKKSMIVLELHPVNLRRIEEGKNPANSIWVWGQGSAPKFTPFRELYEKTGAVISAVDLLKGIGVYAGMDVIEVQGATGYLDTNYEGKASAAIEVLKTRDLVFVHVEAPDEAGHEGSIDKKLKAVEDFDSRIVAPILKHAKTSDEPFTILVLPDHPTPISIKTHARDPVPFAVYRTDKTDSDSAEAFDEESAKKGSLGLVKASDLIGILVKAK; encoded by the coding sequence ATGAAATATGCTGTACTTATAGGAGACGGAATGGCTGATTACCCAATAGATAAATTGGGTGGAAAGACCATTCTCCAGGCAGCTCAAACCCCTGCTATGGATTATATCGCAGCCCATGGAAAAATAGGGCTTGCAAAAACTATACCTGATGGACTTCCCGCTGGAAGTGATGTCGCAAATATGTCTATTCTCGGGTACGATCCGGCAGTATATTACTCTGGTAGGGCTCCTCTGGAGGCTGCCAGTATGGGTGTCGCTCTTGCATCTGATGATGTGGCTTTCAGATGCAATCTTGTGACTATTGAGCACGGGAGAATAAAAGATTACAGTGCAGGACACATCAGTAGTGAAGAAGCCAGGATTCTCATCGAAACCCTTGACGCGGAACTCGGTAATGAAGAACTGAGCTTTTATCCGGGAATCAGCTACAGGCACCTTCTGATTGCTAAAGATAATCTGGGGGCTGAAACGGAGTGCACTCCCCCGCATGATATTACTGGAAAGAAAATTGAGGAATATCTGCCCGGAGGAAAAGAGGGAGATTTCTTTTCCGATCTGATCAAAAAATCTATGATTGTTCTTGAACTGCATCCAGTTAATCTGAGAAGAATTGAAGAGGGTAAGAATCCTGCAAATTCAATCTGGGTCTGGGGCCAGGGCTCTGCTCCGAAGTTTACGCCTTTCCGGGAACTGTACGAGAAAACTGGAGCAGTTATTTCGGCAGTCGATCTTCTGAAAGGCATTGGAGTTTATGCAGGAATGGATGTAATTGAAGTTCAGGGAGCAACCGGTTATCTGGATACCAATTATGAAGGAAAAGCCAGTGCTGCAATCGAGGTTCTGAAAACCAGGGATCTTGTTTTTGTCCATGTGGAAGCTCCGGATGAAGCCGGGCATGAAGGGAGTATTGATAAAAAGTTAAAAGCTGTCGAAGATTTCGATAGTCGAATTGTAGCTCCTATTCTTAAGCATGCTAAAACTTCAGACGAGCCTTTTACAATTCTCGTACTGCCTGATCATCCAACCCCAATTTCCATAAAAACCCATGCTCGAGATCCGGTTCCTTTCGCAGTCTACAGAACTGATAAAACGGACTCTGATAGTGCAGAGGCTTTTGATGAAGAATCGGCTAAAAAAGGTTCTCTTGGCCTTGTAAAAGCTTCGGATCTTATAGGAATACTTGTAAAAGCCAAATAA
- a CDS encoding Hsp20/alpha crystallin family protein: MRWPMRRSFSGPARWDPFDEIRRTQERLNQLFEDFMPMEEWGGGKVYTPAIDIKEEDDKLLVTTDLPGINKEDVQINLKEDILEISAKTGKEKETEEEGYLRRERAYTQFYRAVRLPASVKEEGSTAKMENGVLTITLPKMQLEELTKKIAIE, translated from the coding sequence ATGAGATGGCCTATGAGAAGATCATTTTCGGGACCTGCACGCTGGGATCCTTTTGACGAAATAAGAAGGACACAAGAACGACTCAACCAGTTGTTTGAAGACTTTATGCCGATGGAAGAATGGGGTGGCGGAAAGGTATACACTCCTGCTATCGACATTAAGGAAGAAGACGACAAGCTTTTAGTCACTACCGACCTGCCTGGCATTAATAAAGAGGATGTTCAGATTAACCTTAAAGAAGACATTCTTGAGATCAGTGCAAAGACTGGGAAGGAAAAAGAGACTGAGGAAGAAGGATATCTGCGTCGGGAAAGAGCATATACTCAATTTTACAGGGCGGTCCGCTTGCCTGCGAGCGTTAAAGAAGAGGGAAGCACTGCAAAAATGGAAAACGGTGTTCTGACAATAACGCTGCCGAAAATGCAACTGGAAGAGCTGACAAAGAAGATAGCTATCGAGTAA
- a CDS encoding cation diffusion facilitator family transporter — translation MEGTGDTNKKTLFNYEENENNRYSQAAHVTKVGMTVNVLLTGFKFVTGIVGNSSAMVADAVHSLSDFMTDIAVIIGLKISKKPRDSTHNYGHGKIETLAAAFIGLALTFVAFGILYGGIQKVFAYLQGESLPAPNSIALIAAVLSIVSKEWLYHYTTIYARKLKSDALIANAWHHRSDALSSIGTMIGIGGSILLGGKWVVLDPIAAVILSFFIFKVAFDILYKNLNELLEASLDSETYRNIERVLTSTEGVLGFHELKTRKIGNAMAADVHIEVDRNLNIVDAHEISTQIENRLKEICGSNGHFSIHVEPCSDSAYHDKDISRTNNRKRS, via the coding sequence ATGGAAGGTACTGGAGATACAAACAAAAAAACTCTTTTTAATTATGAAGAAAACGAGAACAACAGATACTCCCAGGCAGCTCATGTAACAAAAGTTGGGATGACAGTCAACGTTTTATTAACAGGTTTTAAATTTGTGACCGGTATTGTCGGAAATAGTTCGGCAATGGTTGCCGACGCAGTTCATTCTCTGTCCGACTTCATGACTGACATCGCAGTAATAATAGGTTTAAAAATTTCCAAGAAACCCAGAGACAGCACACACAATTACGGGCATGGAAAAATCGAGACACTGGCTGCGGCATTTATCGGGCTTGCACTTACTTTTGTAGCGTTTGGAATTTTATATGGAGGAATTCAGAAAGTTTTTGCGTATCTCCAGGGAGAATCACTGCCAGCCCCAAATTCGATTGCGCTTATTGCGGCAGTTCTGTCAATTGTATCAAAAGAATGGCTCTACCACTATACCACGATATATGCCAGGAAGCTTAAGAGCGATGCCCTCATTGCAAACGCCTGGCACCACCGTTCAGACGCCTTATCTTCCATAGGAACTATGATAGGGATCGGAGGCTCCATACTTCTTGGAGGCAAGTGGGTAGTACTCGACCCAATAGCTGCAGTAATATTGAGTTTCTTTATCTTTAAAGTAGCATTTGATATCTTGTACAAAAACCTTAATGAACTGCTGGAGGCGTCTCTTGACTCGGAAACTTACAGAAATATTGAACGAGTTCTGACTTCTACTGAAGGTGTTTTAGGCTTCCATGAGCTAAAAACTCGAAAAATAGGAAATGCCATGGCTGCAGATGTCCATATCGAGGTTGACCGGAATCTGAATATCGTGGACGCACATGAAATCTCAACTCAGATAGAAAACAGACTAAAAGAAATCTGCGGCAGTAACGGCCACTTTTCTATTCATGTTGAACCATGTTCTGATTCCGCGTATCATGATAAGGATATATCCAGAACAAATAATAGAAAAAGATCATGA
- a CDS encoding helix-turn-helix domain-containing protein, giving the protein MKVHFGACRFVYNWALEQKIKTYEQYNKSISRFDLQRILVHEVKPANEWLKKANSQALLACLGMIQV; this is encoded by the coding sequence ATAAAAGTTCATTTTGGAGCTTGTAGATTTGTCTATAATTGGGCTTTAGAACAGAAGATTAAAACTTATGAACAATACAATAAATCCATCTCACGGTTTGATTTACAACGAATTTTAGTCCACGAAGTAAAACCTGCTAATGAATGGTTGAAAAAAGCTAATTCTCAAGCTTTGCTGGCATGCTTAGGAATGATTCAAGTATAA